The Neomonachus schauinslandi chromosome 4, ASM220157v2, whole genome shotgun sequence genome includes a region encoding these proteins:
- the FAM110D gene encoding protein FAM110D, protein MILASPSTQSRGRTPSAAERLEADKAKYVKTHQVIARRQEPALRGGPGPLTPHPCNELGPPASPRTPRPARRSSGRRLPRPDSLIFYRQKRDCKASVNKENAKGQGLVRRLFLGAPRDATSSSPGPTERPAAPGVWAAPQDAPEAAGKRALCPTCSLPLSEKERFFNYCGLERALVEVLGAERFSPQSWGADASPQPGTSPPLGSGDTSDWTSSDGDTDRPDGAGGGGGGSEAAGSARDGRPPVSVVERNARVIQWLYGCQRARGPPRESEV, encoded by the coding sequence ATGATCctggcctctccctccacccagtCCAGGGGACGGACCCCCAGCGCAGCGGAGAGGCTGGAGGCCGACAAAGCCAAGTATGTCAAGACACACCAAGTGATAGCACGACGCCAGGAGCCAGCTCTGCGTGGGGGTCCCGGACCGCTCACCCCGCACCCCTGCAATGAGCTGGGGCCCCCTGCATCGCCCAGGACGCCCAGGCCTGCCCGCCGGAGCAGCGGCCGGCGGCTGCCAAGGCCTGACTCCCTCATCTTCTACCGCCAGAAGCGGGACTGCAAGGCTTCGGTGAACAAAGAGAACGCCAAGGGCCAGGGGTTGGTGCGGCGCCTCTTCCTGGGCGCCCCCCGAGACGCCACCTCGAGCAGTCCGGGCCCAACCGAGCGACCAGCGGCTCCTGGGGTTTGGGCCGCGCCCCAAGATGCCCCGGAAGCGGCCGGAAAGCGGGCGCTGTGCCCCACCTGCTCACTACCCCTGTCGGAGAAGGAGCGCTTCTTCAACTACTGCGGCCTGGAGCGCGCGCTGGTGGAGGTGCTGGGCGCTGAGCGCTTCTCTCCGCAGAGCTGGGGCGCCGACGCCAGCCCCCAGCCCGGAACGTCGCCGCCGCTCGGCTCTGGGGACACCAGCGACTGGACGTCCAGCGACGGCGACACGGATCGCCCGGACGgtgctggcggcggcggcggcggctcagAGGCGGCAGGCTCGGCGCGGGACGGGCGCCCCCCGGTGTCGGTGGTGGAGCGCAACGCGCGCGTCATCCAGTGGCTGTACGGCTGCCAGCGCGCCCGCGGCCCGCCGCGCGAGTCCGAGGTGTGA